The following proteins are encoded in a genomic region of Brachypodium distachyon strain Bd21 chromosome 1, Brachypodium_distachyon_v3.0, whole genome shotgun sequence:
- the LOC100842615 gene encoding uncharacterized protein LOC100842615, protein MEDTAYMSDDNDDFHEDNRGDVPYMVDDLARSGRRGEGQPNLYSKLIEEAKKELYEGCSDFTRLSFIIKLLHVKSYNRITNRGFNAILELISAAFPHADIPKSYTAAKSVLQEVGLGYETIHVCKFDCALFWGIYANNTHCPECGTSRWKDTERNKKVPHKVLRYFPIIPRLQRFFVSKEHSANARWHKEKRFPEANIMRHPADGEAWKHFDREFAWFAEDARNIKLGIATDGFNPFGNMSNSYSMWPVFVIPYNFPPWMCMDQSNFMMSLLIPGRKAPGKEFHVFMQPLITDMMKLWGTGVESYDALTEDSFTLHAAFLWSIHDYPGLATLSGRSTRGYYACVHCDENPCSMPLKHKIGYTGHRRFLPTNHRFRKSKDFNGSIETREKPRKFTNDEVLEKLEKVKNFKPGKYPGNKKRKRTQKDEPNWSQKVSLYDLPYWSKLKLPYNIDVMHVEKNICDNILGTILEIQGKNKDTDNARIDLQNLGIREDLHLKPDGKGGMVKRKAEYNLTKENKKRFCEYLANVKFPDGYAANLARCVDLETCKVYGLKTHDCHILLQQVIPAALRGLVRKDIYEAIAELGHFFRQLCSKTLRLDVLHRMKDDIPVILSKLERIFPPAFFDVMVHLAVHLPEEAILRGPVHYGWMYPIERRLGYLKGTVRNRAKPEGSVAEAYVVDECLTYCSRFLTNIETRFNKGDRNKDGKRVASPDELRVFSTAAKGFGKAELKYYDSEYDQLVWYVLNNCPEVEDYMDVCREELQRKGVIRIEQTLKKEFAAWFEKHIHHLGEQNVSEDLYSLACGPDKRLQVYSACNVNGVRYHTLDREKRRRTQNSGIMVKADDNGAEVVYYGVLKEVLELMYPKNKHGERSIFMFRCDWYDITSKATGLRDDGYFKSLNHKAIRYKNDPFILAYQADQVFYMEDTCLGKDWKVVQTFSHRHSYDVPELETGDLNAEDAYQEDMTSETFTVHDADPLFHTFGRDDEEGTTVDPKIVAGTENNDENYDEDSGTDNDEYDDDAFSDHSSDDEV, encoded by the exons ATGGAGGATACTGCATATATGTCCGACGACAATGATGACTTTCATGAAGACAATCGAGGTGATGTTCCGTATATGGTAGATGATCTGGCCAGGTCTGGAAGGCGAGGTGAGGGTCAGCCAAATCTCTATTCCAAGCTAATTGAGGAAGCCAAGAAAGAACTTTACGAGGGATGCAGCGACTTCACACGGCTATCATTCATTATTAAGCTCCTCCATGTCAAATCATACAACCGGATTACAAATAGAGGATTCAATGCAATTCTTGAGCTGATCAGTGCGGCGTTTCCACATGCTGACATACCAAAATCATACACGGCGGCCAAGAGTGTTCTTCAGGAAGTTGGGCTTGGTTATGAGACTATTCATGTCTGCAAGTTTGATTGTGCATTATTTTGGGGGATCTATGCCAACAACACCCATTGTCCTGAGTGCGGGACATCAAGATGGAAAGACACggagagaaataaaaaggtaCCTCACAAGGTTCTTAGGTACTTTCCTATAATCCCTAGGCTTCAAAGATTTTTCGTGTCAAAGGAACATTCAGCAAATGCAAGGTGGCACAAGGAGAAGAGGTTTCCTGAGGCAAACATTATGAGACACCCTGCGGATGGTGAAGCCTGGAAGCACTTTGACCGTGAGTTTGCATGGTTTGCTGAAGATGCCCGTAACATTAAGCTTGGTATTGCCACGGACGGATTTAACCCATTTGGAAACATGAGTAATTCATACAGTATGTGGCCTGTTTTTGTAATCCCATATAACTTCCCACCATGGATGTGCATGGACCAATCCAATTTCATGATGTCTTTGCTTATTCCTGGAAGAAAAGCACCTGGAAAGGAGTTCCATGTATTTATGCAGCCGCTGATTACAGATATGATGAAGCTTTGGGGAACCGGTGTGGAATCGTATGATGCATTGACAGAGGATTCATTTACTTTGCATGCTGCATTCTTGTGGTCGATTCATGATTACCCAGGACTGGCCACTTTATCAGGACGTAGCACAAGAGGCTATTATGCATGTGTGCATTGTGATGAGAACCCTTGCTCCATGCCTTTGAAACATAAGATTGGGTATACCGGGCATCGCAGATTTCTGCCTACTAATCATCGTTTCAGAAAAAGCAAAGATTTCAACGGGTCGATTGAGACACGAGAGAAACCTCGAAAGTTCACAAATGATGAAGTGTTGGAAAAGTTAGAGAAAGTTAAGAATTTCAAACCAGGGAAGTATCCAGGAAATAAGAAGAGAAAGCGCACTCAGAAAGACGAACCAAACTGGAGTCAGAAGGTGAGCTTATATGATCTGCCATATTggtcaaaactgaaattaccATACAACATTGATGTAATGCACGTTGAGAAGAACATATGTGACAATATACTTGGGACTATATTGGAGATTCAGGGAAAGAATAAGGATACAGATAATGCCAGGATAGATTTGCAAAACTTAGGAATCAGGGAAGACTTGCACTTGAAACCTGATGGAAAGGGTGGGATGGTGAAGAGAAAAGCAGAGTATAATCTTACcaaggaaaacaagaaaagattCTGCGAGTATTTAGCTAATGTGAAATTTCCAGATGGGTATGCTGCTAATCTAGCCAGATGTGTGGATCTTGAAACATGTAAAGTGTATGGGTTGAAGACCCATGACTGCCACATATTACTGCAACAAGTAATACCTGCTGCACTCAGAGGGCTTGTGAGGAAAGACATATATGAGGCCATTGCTGAACTGGGACATTTTTTCAGACAGTTGTGCTCTAAAACTCTTAGACTTGATGTGCTTCATCGGATGAAGGATGATATTCCTGTAATTCTTAGCAAGCTTGAGAGGATTTTTCCACCCGCCTTCTTTGATGTCATGGTCCATTTAGCTGTTCACCTACCCGAAGAGGCGATTCTGAGGGGGCCCGTGCATTATGGATGGATGTATCCAATAGAAAGAAGGCTTGGGTACCTAAAGGGAACTGTTCGTAACAGAGCAAAGCCAGAAGGGTCAGTTGCAGAGGCATATGTGGTTGATGAGTGCTTGACTTACTGCTCTAGATTTCTAACTAATATTGAGACAAGATTTAACAAAGGAGATAGGAACAAGGATGGGAAGAGGGTTGCTTCTCCTGATGAGTTGAGAGTTTTTTCAACTGCTGCAAAAGGTTTTGGGAAGGCCGAACTCAAATATTATGACAGTGAGTACGATCAGCTGGTTTGGTACGTGCTTAATAATTGTCCTGAAGTAGAGGATTACATGGA tgtTTGTCGTGAAGAATTACAAAGGAAAGGTGTGATTAGAATTGAGCAAACACTTAAGAAGGAATTCGCAGCATGGTTTGAGAAGCAT ATTCATCATTTAGGAGAGCAGAATGTTTCAGAGGATCTGTACTCACTAGCATGTGGCCCAGACAAGCGTTTACAAGTGTATTCTGCCTGCAACGTGAATGGTGTTCGGTACCACACTCTGGAtcgtgagaagaggagaagaactCAAAATTCAGGCATCATGGTGAAGGCAGATGACAATGGCGCAGAGGTTGTGTACTATGGTGTTTTGAAAGAAGTTCTTGAGTTGATGTACCCGAAAAACAAGCATGGAGAAAGGTCAATCTTCATGTTTCGTTGTGATTGGTATGATATTACAAGCAAGGCGACCGGGTTGAGAGATGATGGGTACTTCAAAAGTCTGAATCATAAGGCAATTCGGTACAAGAATGATCCCTTCATATTGGCTTATCAAGCAGATCAAGTGTTTTACATGGAGGACACATGTCTTGGAAAAGACTGGAAAGTGGTGCAGACTTTCAGTCATAGACATTCGTATGATGTTCCTGAATTAGAGACAGGTGACCTCAATGCTGAAGATGCATACCAAGAAGATATGACATCGGAAACTTTCACTGTGCACGATGCTGATCCGTTGTTTCACACTTTTGGCCGTGATGATGAAGAAGGCACGACTGTTGATCCTAAAATTGTTGCGGGGACTGAGAATAATGATGAGAACTATGACGAAGATAGTGGTACTGACAATGATGAATATGATGACGATGCGTTCAGTGATCATTCAAGTGATGATGAAGTTTAG
- the LOC112269865 gene encoding thionin BTH7-like, whose product MGSNNGLRSVIICVLILGLVLEQVQVDGKSCCKTTMARNCYNVCRFGGGARPVCARSCGCKIIKGSTCPNGFPTMHLPDSPMAGEPDAIKYCNIGCSSTVCDKMDHVFRSEEMKINVELCLDACVSFCNGDAAVESVAA is encoded by the exons ATGGGCAGCAACAATGGTCTTAGGAGTGTGATCATTTGTGTCCTCATACTGGGGCTAGTTCTGGAGCAGGTGCAAGTAGACGGCAAGAGTTGCTGCAAAACCACGATGGCAAGAAACTGCTACAACGTCTGTCGTTTTGGAGGGGGTGCCCGACCAGTCTGCGCACGTAGTTGTGGTTGTAAAATCATTAAAGGCTCAACATGTCCAAATGGCTTTCCTACGATGCACCTCCCTGACTCCC CAATGGCAGGTGAACCAGATGCCATTAAGTACTGCAACATAGGATGTAGCTCTACTGTGTGTGACAAAATGGACCATG TTTTTCGCAGCGAAGAGATGAAAATCAACGTGGAACTCTGCCTCGATGCATGTGTGAGTTTCTGTAACGGGGATGCTGCCGTTGAATCAGTTGCAGCCTAA